AATGTTCTTGTTTTTGTCATAGGGTGATGCACTCGCAATAAATACAAGTCTCCTCACTTTTTGCTTAGTTCAGTTGCGAATTATAAATAATTCCAACAAAAGATTGTAGAGGGTGAAGAATATGtaaacaaagtcaatcaagcaaAGCATTTTAtgtaaacacacacatataatctTGTGCATAGAATTTTTCTCAAAGTTAGTTTGCAGGAAAGTTTATTCATTCTACAACATATAATTTTAATCATACCATTTCTTTAGATTATATTATGAATCATGTAATTAAAACATATGTTGATTAGACGAAATTCATCTTAGTTTTGGAGAAAACCTTTGTTCTAATCTTATTGTTATTTCTATGCAAAGAGGAATGTTGATCAACTTACTCATGGACTTTTATAAGAAGCTTACCCAACTGCATGTGTGCATCATGTTAATTAGATCACTAATTATACCACAAAAGAGGAGGTTTATAACATGGAAACCACTCTAAATTCCATCCACAAAATATGTGTACACAGGCAACAATATTTTCCAAATATGTTACAAAGAAATCAGCTAGTTACACATTCCGGCAAAGTTTCTCACCCAAGAGAGGAATATCAGAAAATTTTAATGCACAAGACACCGTTACTTGGGAAATTTCTGTGATAATGGAATTGCTTCAGTAAGTCTTTGTTGCAGCCCAGGTAGATCTACATGTGTCATGCCACTGACCTGTGACTCAAAATTTAGAGGTAAATGAACACTATATTCTTCTcacaaaaataacataagaacaCAAATAAAAACCTAATAAAGGGTTAAACCTAGTACCTGAGATTGGATAGTGtatattaatctttgatttaCTTTCGTGGAAACGCAGCTAACAACAGCAAGCCCTTCCTCAAGCAGTATTTGGAGCACTCTTGAAAGAGGCAATCCCTGTTCCATGAAGCTACTGTTTACAGTAATCTCAACACCATCCAAACATGGATGGACCATAACAAAGGTTGGTTGACACAAAGATGAGGTTCCACTCTCAGGTTCAAGAGCTATCAAATCGGATAACTTCTTTAGCTCATCTCTCTTGGCACCCAGTAGCTTAATATTTTCCTGTAGGTGGTTGATGTAATTTACAGCCTCGTTCATGTGATCAGATATTGAACGCTTTCCCTAAATCACAATAGTTGTAACCCCAAAGTGATTATTTTCGAAACCCAATTACCCTAAATCcacataaataataacaaagtaCTAAGAAACTACAAGctgaagaaggaaaagaaagtgtACATAGTTTATTCACCTTAATGTATTCAAGAGGGAGAAGAGATCTCAGTGACCCATGTAGTTTGTTCATCTCTTTCCTTCTATTCCGTTCCATGTCCCGATGCATCACCTTCCTATCATTGTCCTCATGAGTGATCTCACAGCTATCCAAAGTTGCTAATGATTTTTGCTGACGGCCTTTTCCTTTATCATTGTTAAGAATACTGTCATCCATTAAAGCATCAGGCAAGATCAGATCTTGTGGGACTGTGTGATGTTGGTATGTTGTAGTGGAAATCTGGAACACCTTCTCACCATTTTGGTCTGAAGAAAACATTGTTATTTTGTAAAGAAAATTGCTCTAAGTTCCCTAACCTTTAATGGCAGGGTGACAGTACTAGAggcaaaagagagagatatgtTTGTTAGGGTATGAGATCTTCCATGAGCTTAATATTCTGAGATTCTCACATAGAGGCAAGATTGGCCTCATTGGCTACATAAGAAAATAACTTCACTATATAAAAAGTCACTTTTGGACACTGTTCCTTTGTACAAACAAGTCCGTccacctactttttttttttttttttttgggtcaatgaAATGGACCAAATATTTAATGTTTCTGAATTGGCAAacaataaatagttaaatacagTTTGAAATTATGAAAGCTTCTGTTACTACTAAGACTAGAAAACTTTCAATTACCTACATTATATTTACACGTGCCGACACTGTAGTTATGGTGGCTAGCTTTCAGTGGGTCCTTCCAAAGACCATCTGGCATTATGGCCTCACACGATCCTATGATCATACTGTTCGCCTAATTTGGATTATATATAATGCTTACCTAGTTTGCTAAGAATATAACGGTGGTGACGAGACGTGTCAAGACGGGACTCATCCCCATGTGTAtattatgcaaaaaaataatggaTTCTGGATGCTCttacttttatttgaaaaaactGGATGCTCTTACTTAGTTCAATCATAGCGATGTAACTcttaaaacatgagttttataaagtaaataaccaaataaaataattcgTTTAAGGGTAGGTAAAACTCAAATTATCAATCACAgttagtgattttttttggttcgGTGAATAGTAAAGGAGGAAAATAGAGTTCAAACTTCAGACAGCAGCGAGCATTACACCCTGCAGCTCGTAAATTGTTCTTTAGTGAGAACCCTTAAATTTGTTGGTAAGATATGCCATTTGTAAAGTAAAGTCTTATAATTGACcatagaaacaatttttttagtggTTGTTACTACTTAAAAAGTTTCAAGTTTCTTAGATATTACATGTAAGACCCAACTCTCACCCAATATTataacatctctctctctctctctctctctctctctctctctctctctatatatatatatatatatatatttagaacaacatatatgtatatatgtcaaacaaatcaaaattaagaacttgaacacaaaatattatCACAACGAATCCTACACTTATTAAAAAGATggaaattatataaattaattagattaattaggCCATTAAGGGCTAAGGGTAATGGTTTAGTGTCACTGGCCTTACTCCCAAGTAGTTTGGGTAGTGGAGGTCCTGATTTTGATTCTCGCAATAGGAATTGCTTGAGAAAAATTCTACACACCTCAGCTCCATGCCTACTAGTACCCTTGTGGGGCTAGGTTAATAGATATGGTTTATCGGTTCCACCTCTTGTAGGCTTTGACCTAGCAAATATGATATTATTATGATAACTTTCAAGTAGAGAAGCTATATACTCAAGTTGCTCCCTccatatttttattcatatgagagagagagagagagacggtGTGTTTGTGACTTATAAGTAGGAAACACATAAGATTCCATATTCTATCGTTGTCGTATCATATGGAGTTTTTCAACTTAATTTCATGGCCGGATTATTGAAAAAAACTCTAATAACTCCATTTCATTCTTATtaccattatatttttttttcttgaaaaaatacATGCATAACAAATACATATGCTATGATCCACAAAAGTTCTCTTGGTTTTGATACCATTTGACATATTCAAGAGAAATGCTAATTACATCtacattttgtatttttaaaagaCTAGTTATAAATGAAGTACTCTATAATCACTTCTATAGCGCAGATCAACATTGTATATGCCTGTGAAGAATGCTTACAAAGTTCAAATTCAGATACAAATCCACACAGGACATCACACAAAAATGGTCTGAAGTTTACTCCTATAACCTTTTATGGAGAACAGGGCAAGCATCCCTAACTCTCCAAATCATCACCATTGAAACTTATTaattcaatttgagcacaaaaGTGGCAacatttttatgttattttattttattaaccatCAATAATATGCCTAAATCCAATCCTACTTGATATATAAGTAAAGAATTCGAGTTGGTGTGCAAGCATATAAATCATAATCTACTTAAATTGTAAGTATTATTACCATATGGTTTGCCTATGTATTATAGCCATGGTATACAAacacttgcatttttttttttttacagtcaAAAGTTTAGCTCAAAATCGACCTTAGTCAACCAAGGGCAAACAACATTGGACCGATGCAAATTAGGCACCATTAGAAGGAGTATAGAAAAAACTTTGAGTTAATGGGTTCAAGCATGAAACTTCAGACAAGTCACTTGAACTcatgaaaacacaaaattggAAACTTTGACTAAAACTATAGTTTGGGTTGCtatgttaaaattttcacaatgaaGAAATTGAAGCACAAGtctagtactattaaaaaattgataatgtaAGCTTTCCAAAGGCACCACACTTGATCAAATTGATATTGGGAAGATCATAAACTAAGGGTACGAAAGTGGAAAGGTTCACTGATAATCCTGGATATGTGACACAAAATCAGCTTATGGTACAACTTTTGCCcgcaatttttaaaaatattcctTCTAGTGTTTGATAAATTCCAAAGTTATGTATTGAAAGGTTACTGAAAATTAATTTCATTGTGAATTTAACCATTGGTATGGAGATGAGAACacaatattttagttattttgtaTTATGATAATTAGGAGAGTGCAGGCACCATTATGGTAGTTGGTTAGAGATAGAAGAAAAATCTGCTAGTAGCACCACCAACAATATCAAGGATATCTtcataaacacatattttattctTAGTACAATATCATTTGAACAAGAAGCTCTAATTGTTTATGTTGTAAAGCATTATATAAAGACCCAAGAAAGGATTACTTGCTTAATATGTTTGCCTGCCAAATTCAAGTATCAGAAGACACTGTTTATAATAATACATAAGGTGGTTGAAAGAAATGTTGGAGATAAAGCACTGATCGGATCATGAATCCCGGAATGGTCTATAAATCTGGATGCATACCTCCCGAACCCTACCACAGGGGTTACCCTTATCCTAGTATTAGACATAATGGCCCTATGTATGCATAACTCTTTcacttaataatttattataccCAACCTTGTAAGAGTTTGGCCATATGTGTGTCCACAATTTGCTAAACCTAAAATAAGTTGCATTATTGAGGCCACGTGAGCcattcatttcttttcctttttgtcttGTTAATTCTATATGATTTTATTCCTTGGTGTTCACGATATTGAGGCAATTGTTTATATGTATTATAATCATCAGATAATCCTGATTTtagaattaatgatttttttaataaagataacaAACGGAAGAAGAGGTGCAAAAGAGGAATGGGTCAGAGGAGCATCTTTGtgattaatatatatttgatatggTAAGCAACTATGGTCCCTATGGAGCTACAAGAACCTAGTTGATCTGACTGGattataaaaatcataaattaataTAGAAAGAGATTATACTATGATATGTTCTcgataaataaatattttattcatggGCTTAAAAGTTTGTTGATATTGATAACAAACCAGAAGGAGTGCAATGTATATACGGAAAAGTTGATAACATGTGTATAATACATGGAAAGGTTTCataatttattctttcttttgtttctttatttttgtgtaaatatgaaGGACGACTA
The sequence above is drawn from the Quercus lobata isolate SW786 chromosome 12, ValleyOak3.0 Primary Assembly, whole genome shotgun sequence genome and encodes:
- the LOC115970031 gene encoding transcription factor bHLH118-like, whose translation is MFSSDQNGEKVFQISTTTYQHHTVPQDLILPDALMDDSILNNDKGKGRQQKSLATLDSCEITHEDNDRKVMHRDMERNRRKEMNKLHGSLRSLLPLEYIKGKRSISDHMNEAVNYINHLQENIKLLGAKRDELKKLSDLIALEPESGTSSLCQPTFVMVHPCLDGVEITVNSSFMEQGLPLSRVLQILLEEGLAVVSCVSTKVNQRLIYTIQSQVSGMTHVDLPGLQQRLTEAIPLSQKFPK